One window of the Hoplias malabaricus isolate fHopMal1 chromosome Y, fHopMal1.hap1, whole genome shotgun sequence genome contains the following:
- the LOC136679599 gene encoding 2-oxoglutarate receptor 1-like, with the protein MNSKHSSSISCWNMTEDTIDASGSCKGNMTEDTTYPSQNISIAVLLCLVLLLGLLLNLFSMWVFMRRMPKWKPGTILQFHLAISDAVICPLAPFIAVYFAQGGNWPFGSLMCRLKIVLLTVHFYGSIIFLTLISIQRYVCVVYHNQDSCWKQKYFVKRFCAGVWLAVLIKAIVCSMLLDISCVGNHTVCLSIHQAKNIELYFIINFILLFPGFLLPFTISLYCYIRLAQSVSSLNDCHQQGRLIKSKSHRMVAICMVIFGICFLPMNVVRTVVVVVKKYFANNCGLLLHVETAYYVSWILSSANCCLDPLIYCFSSKNFTRAIHSSLRKIGARIQTPGQVQEQDSAINPPITHYDT; encoded by the coding sequence ATGAACAGCAAACATTCATCTTCCATTTCCTGTTGGAATATGACTGAAGACACTATTGATGCCTCAGGTTCCTGTAAAGGGAACATGACTGAGGATACTACCTATCCATCTCAGAATATCTCCATTGCTGTGCTCCTTTGCCTGGTTCTCCTGCTTGGCCTCCTGCTCAACCTCTTCAGTATGTGGGTCTTTATGCGTCGAATGCCCAAATGGAAGCCTGGCACCATTCTTCAATTCCACCTGGCCATTAGTGATGCCGTTATTTGTCCACTAGCACCTTTCATTGCAGTTTATTTTGCTCAGGGAGGAAACTGGCCCTTTGGGAGCCTTATGTGCCGGCTCAAAATTGTCCTGTTAACAGTTCATTTTTACGGCAGTATCATCTTTCTTACTCTCATAAGCATCCAGCGTTATGTTTGTGTGGTCTACCACAATCAGGACTCCTGTTGGAAACAAAAGTACTTTGTCAAGAGGTTTTGTGCAGGAGTATGGCTTGCGGTGCTGATAAAAGCGATAGTGTGTTCTATGTTACTGGACATAAGCTGTGTGGGGAATCATACAGTGTGCCTTAGCATCCACCAGGCAAAGAACATTGAACTGTATTTCATCATCAACTTTATTTTACTCTTTCCTGGCTTCCTTCTTCCATTTACCATATCACTGTACTGCTACATCCGCCTTGCACAATCTGTGTCCAGCCTCAACGATTGCCACCAGCAGGGCAGGCTGATAAAAAGTAAATCACACAGAATGGTAGCCATTTGTATGGTCATATTCGGAATTTGCTTTTTGCCAATGAATGTGGTTCGGACTGTGGTTGTGGTGGTCAAGAAATACTTTGCCAACAACTGTGGCCTTCTTTTGCATGTTGAGACTGCGTACTATGTGTCCTGGATTCTGTCATCAGCCAACTGCTGCCTTGACCCACTCATTTACTGTTTTTCTTCTAAAAACTTCACAAGAGCCATTCACAGCTCACTAAGGAAAATTGGGGCCAGGATCCAAACTCCTGGCCAGGTCCAGGAGCAAGACAGTGCAATAAACCCACCAATCACGCACTATGACACTTAA
- the LOC136679174 gene encoding negative elongation factor B-like: protein MFAGLPELGISNGEDLKETLTNCTEPLKAIDQFQTENGILLPTLQSALPFLDLHGTPRLEFHQSVFDELREKLMERVAFIAEGKEEDRYTKLEELLEKSFPLVKMPSIQPVVMQVMKHLPKVPEKKLKQVMADKELYKVCAVEVKRQIWQDNQALFGDEVSPLLKQYIVEKEAALFSSDLSILHNFFSPSPKTRRQGEVVQKLTQMIGKNVKLYDMVLQFLRTLFLRTRNVHYCTLRAELLMSLHDLDISEICSVDPCHKFTWCLDACIREKFVDAKRARELQGFLDGVKKGQEQVLGDLSMILCDPFASNTLVLSTVRNLQELLSQDALPRDSPDLLLLLRMLSLGQGAWDMIDSQVFKEPRMELEVVTRFLPAMMSIVVDDYTFTVEQKLPSEEKSSLTYPSTLPETFTRYMQDNRVACEMGLYYALHIAKQRNKNALQRLLPALVETYNDMAFGDIFLHLLTGHLTLLSDEFGTEEFCASVFDSFLLTSYSSKENVHRHTLRLLNHLHQKMHPSSMETLMKTLEPPKQSSEQVKELYTQLAEKLEASKQSPPAPEEAPGLDLGLHPVTVPTTTSTPTTPH, encoded by the exons TGACAAACTGCACAGAACCGCTGAAAGCCATCGACCAGTTTCAG ACAGAGAATGGCATATTGTTGCCAACTTTGCAGTCTGCATTGCCTTTCCTGGATCTTCATGGTACACCTCGCTTGGAGTTCCACCAGTCAGTGTTTGACGAGCTTAGAGAGAAACTGATGGAACGAGTTGCTTTCATTGCAGAAGGCAAGGAGGAAGACAG ATACACTAAGCTGGAAGAACTTCTAGAGAAGAGCTTTCCTCTGGTCAAGATGCCCTCTATACAACCAGTTGTAATGCAAGTTATGAAACACTTACCAAAG GTGCCAGAGAAGAAACTGAAGCAGGTAATGGCTGATAAGGAGCTGTACAAAGTTTGCGCAGTGGAAGTGAAGAGACAGATTTGGCAGGACAACCAGGCACTGTTCGGGGATGAAGTCTCTCCTCTACTGAAGCAGTACATTGTGGAAAAAGAGGCTGCACTGTTTAGTAGTGATCTCTCCATCCTGCACAACTTTTTTAGTCCTTCTCCTAAAACACGCCGTCAGGGGGAG GTGGTGCAGAAGCTCACTCAAATGATTGGGAAGAATGTGAAGCTATATGACATGGTGCTGCAGTTCCTGAGGACACTGTTCCTGCGAACACGCAACGTACATTATTGCACACTGCGAGCTGAATTGCTAATGTCCCTCCATGACCTGGATATCAGTGAGATCTGCTCTGTGGACCCTTGCCACAAG TTCACCTGGTGCCTGGACGCTTGCATCAGAGAAAAGTTTGTTGATGCTAAACGGGCCCGTGAGTTGCAGGGATTTTTGGATGGAGTGAAAAAAGGACAAGAGCAAGTGTTGGG GGACCTCTCTATGATCTTGTGCGACCCTTTTGCCAGTAACACACTGGTGCTGAGTACAGTGAGGAACCTGCAAGAACTGCTTAGCCAGGACGCCTTACCCAGA GACAGTCCAGATCTGCTCCTGCTGCTCAGGATGCTCTCTCTTGGTCAGGGAGCCTGGGATATGATAGACAGCCAAGTTTTCAAGGAGCCACGAATG GAATTGGAAGTTGTTACACGTTTTCTACCAGCCATGATGTCAATAGTGGTGGATGACTACACATTTACTGTGGAACAAAAACTTCCTAGTGAAGAAAAGAGCTCTCTCACATACCCCAGCACACTGCCTGAGACTTTTACTAG atATATGCAAGACAACAGGGTAGCATGTGAGATGGGTCTTTATTATGCTCTTCATATTGCTAAACAAAGGAATAAGAATGCTTTGCAAAGACTGCTGCCTGCTCTGG TGGAGACCTACAATGACATGgcatttggagacattttccTCCATCTCCTGACAGGACATTTGACCCTTCTTTCTGATGAGTTTGGCACAGAGGAGTTCTGCGCGTCTGTTTTTGACAGCTTCCTCCTCACCTCTTACTCTAG CAAGGAGAATGTGCACCGACACACACTGCGCTTACTGAACCATCTCCACCAGAAAATGCATCCATCTTCTATGGAAACCCTGATGAAAACACTTGAACCACCCAAACAG AGCAGCGAGCAGGTGAAGGAGCTCTACACGCAGCTGGCTGAAAAGCTAGAGGCTTCTAAGCAGAGTCCACCTGCGCCTGAGGAAGCTCCAGGTTTAGACCTGGGCCTCCACCCTGTTACTGTCCCCACCACAACTTCCACACCCACCACTCCTCACTGA